A genome region from Desulfobotulus mexicanus includes the following:
- a CDS encoding aldehyde dehydrogenase family protein, with protein MTIIDNDLLSIQKARILAENALEGQKRLATFPQEKLDEIVECVARAVVPHVQNLAVMSCEETEYGRWEDKCIKNSFVCEDLPMRMRGMRCVGIIGHDRASGLAEIGVPVGVIIAICPATSPVSTTIYKTLIAIKSGNAIIFSPHPRAIGTMGRVLDIMMDAAASAGLPEGCISWLDTVTLSGTLELMGHRATSLILNTGVSSLLSAAYAARKPVIYGGMGNGPAFIERTADIQQAVRDIIASKTFDNGIVSSAEQSIVVDGCIDSEVRQALINNGAWFMSEEQSRQFTSMFFCSNGKPNQRMIGLDAQTLALRAGFSVPEHVRVLVAERTHVSETDPYAGELLCPVLAYYVEDDWMHACEKCIELLIEEGTGHTLVIHSKDENVICQFALKKPVGRILVNTPASFGGMGFTTNLFPSMTLGSGSAGEGITSDNVSPMNLIYIRKVGYGVRRMDDIENYRSKVKYSSKGEIPRKKEDSSKSLQTLHRILKEAIRVMDRP; from the coding sequence GGAAGGGCAGAAAAGGCTAGCCACTTTTCCGCAGGAAAAACTGGATGAGATTGTGGAATGCGTGGCCAGGGCCGTTGTGCCCCATGTTCAGAACCTTGCGGTCATGTCTTGTGAAGAGACGGAATACGGAAGGTGGGAGGACAAGTGCATAAAAAACAGCTTTGTCTGTGAAGACCTCCCCATGCGTATGCGGGGAATGCGCTGTGTGGGTATCATCGGCCATGACAGGGCAAGTGGTCTGGCAGAAATAGGTGTTCCCGTAGGCGTAATTATTGCCATCTGTCCTGCCACCAGTCCGGTTTCAACCACCATCTATAAAACTCTCATAGCCATCAAATCAGGCAATGCCATTATTTTTTCCCCCCATCCCAGGGCCATAGGGACCATGGGCAGGGTTCTTGATATAATGATGGATGCCGCCGCATCCGCAGGGCTTCCGGAAGGATGTATCTCCTGGCTGGACACTGTAACCCTGAGTGGAACCCTTGAGCTGATGGGTCACAGGGCCACATCTCTCATTCTTAATACCGGTGTATCCAGCCTTCTTTCCGCAGCCTATGCCGCCAGAAAGCCCGTTATTTATGGTGGAATGGGGAACGGACCGGCTTTTATAGAACGCACGGCGGATATACAGCAGGCGGTCAGGGATATTATAGCCAGTAAAACCTTTGATAACGGCATCGTTTCTTCGGCTGAACAGTCCATAGTGGTGGATGGCTGCATAGACAGTGAGGTTCGGCAGGCACTTATAAACAATGGCGCATGGTTCATGTCTGAAGAGCAGTCCCGCCAGTTTACTTCCATGTTTTTCTGCTCCAACGGGAAGCCCAACCAGAGAATGATAGGACTTGATGCTCAGACCCTTGCCCTTAGGGCAGGCTTTTCTGTTCCTGAGCATGTGAGGGTGCTCGTGGCCGAGCGCACTCATGTTTCCGAGACAGATCCCTATGCAGGGGAGCTGCTTTGTCCTGTGCTGGCTTACTATGTGGAAGATGACTGGATGCACGCCTGTGAAAAGTGCATTGAACTGCTCATTGAAGAAGGTACCGGCCACACCCTTGTGATCCATTCAAAGGATGAAAATGTCATCTGCCAGTTCGCCTTAAAAAAACCCGTAGGCAGAATTCTTGTCAACACTCCGGCAAGCTTTGGTGGCATGGGTTTTACCACCAATCTTTTTCCTTCCATGACCCTTGGCAGCGGATCCGCCGGAGAGGGCATTACCTCGGATAACGTTTCTCCTATGAACCTGATTTATATCCGCAAGGTGGGGTATGGGGTGAGAAGGATGGATGATATCGAAAACTACAGATCAAAAGTGAAATATTCTTCTAAAGGGGAGATACCCCGGAAGAAAGAAGACAGTTCAAAAAGCTTGCAGACACTGCACCGTATCTTGAAAGAGGCCATTCGGGTGATGGACCGTCCTTAA
- the cutC gene encoding choline trimethylamine-lyase, which translates to MDLQEFSNKLAEATKGLSPEERASLRKLFEGVSAEIVKGAPSTVAPAAYSLTGIPDGPTERHVKLKDHFLKQVPSITIHRARAITKIAKENPGIPKILLRGKSFKYCCETAPLVIQDHELIVGSPNGAPRAGSFSPDIAWRWVEEEIDTIGTRSQDPFYISEEDKKVMREELFPFWKSQSVDEYCEGQYREAGLWELSAESYVSDCSYHAVNGGGDSNPGYDVILMKKGMLDIQNEAKAYLEKLDYENPDDIDKIYFYKSVIDTTEGVMIYARRLSRYAAELAARENDPKRKAELLKISEVNARVPAHAPTTFWEAIQAVWTIESLLVVEENQTGMSIGRVDQYMYPFFRADIDSGRMTEYEAFDLAGCMLVKMSEMMWITSEAASKFFAGYQPFVNMCVGGVTRDGRDATNDLTYLLMDAVRHVRVYQPSLSTRVHNKSPQKYLKKIVDVIRSGMGFPAVHFDDAHIKMMLSKGVSFEDSRDYCLMGCVEPQKAGRLYQWTSTAYTQWPICIELVLNRGVPLSYGKQVCPDMGDLASFDTYEKFEAAVKEQIKYITKWSSVATVISQRVHRDHAPKPLMSIMYEGCMESGKDVSAGGAMYNFGPGVVWSGLATYGDSMAAIKKLVYDDKKYTLAQMNEALKADFVGYDQILADCLAAPKFGNDDDYADLIVSDLVHFTETEHRKFKTLYSVLSHGTLSISNNTPFGQLLGASANGRRAWQPLSDGISPSQGSDFKGPTAIIKSVSKMANDHMNIGMVHNFKLMSGLLETPEGENGIITLLRTACMLGNGEMQFNYLDNDVLREAQKHPEKYRGLVVRVAGYSAFFVELCKDVQDEIISRTMLKEI; encoded by the coding sequence GTGGATTTACAAGAATTTTCAAATAAACTCGCTGAAGCGACAAAAGGCCTGAGTCCGGAAGAACGTGCCTCATTGAGAAAACTTTTTGAGGGCGTCTCCGCAGAGATTGTCAAGGGAGCACCCAGCACAGTGGCCCCCGCCGCATATTCCTTAACAGGCATCCCTGACGGCCCCACAGAGCGCCATGTGAAGCTGAAGGATCATTTTTTAAAGCAGGTTCCCAGCATTACCATTCACCGCGCCAGGGCCATTACCAAAATTGCTAAAGAAAATCCCGGAATACCCAAGATTCTGCTCAGGGGTAAGTCTTTCAAGTATTGCTGCGAAACAGCCCCCCTTGTGATTCAGGACCATGAGCTGATTGTGGGCTCCCCCAATGGTGCACCCCGTGCTGGATCTTTTTCTCCGGATATTGCCTGGCGCTGGGTGGAAGAAGAAATTGATACCATCGGCACCCGTTCTCAAGATCCTTTTTATATCTCCGAAGAAGACAAAAAAGTTATGCGGGAGGAGCTGTTTCCTTTCTGGAAAAGCCAGTCCGTGGATGAGTATTGCGAAGGTCAGTACCGGGAAGCGGGTCTCTGGGAGCTTTCCGCAGAATCCTATGTTTCCGACTGCTCCTATCACGCAGTAAACGGGGGTGGGGACTCTAACCCCGGCTATGATGTTATTCTGATGAAAAAAGGTATGCTGGATATCCAGAATGAAGCCAAAGCCTACCTTGAAAAGCTGGATTACGAAAACCCCGATGATATCGATAAAATTTATTTTTATAAATCCGTCATCGATACCACCGAAGGGGTAATGATCTATGCCAGAAGACTGTCCCGCTACGCAGCAGAACTGGCGGCAAGGGAAAATGATCCGAAACGTAAAGCAGAGCTTCTTAAAATATCCGAGGTGAACGCCCGTGTTCCTGCCCATGCTCCCACTACCTTCTGGGAAGCCATTCAGGCGGTCTGGACCATAGAATCCCTTCTGGTGGTGGAGGAAAATCAGACAGGCATGTCCATCGGTCGTGTGGATCAGTACATGTATCCTTTTTTCCGTGCGGACATTGATTCCGGTCGGATGACAGAATACGAGGCCTTTGATCTGGCGGGTTGTATGCTGGTGAAGATGTCTGAGATGATGTGGATTACCAGTGAAGCAGCATCCAAGTTTTTTGCGGGTTATCAGCCTTTTGTCAATATGTGCGTTGGCGGTGTGACCCGTGATGGCCGTGATGCCACCAATGACCTGACCTACCTGCTTATGGATGCGGTACGCCATGTCCGGGTGTACCAGCCTTCCCTGTCCACCCGTGTACACAACAAATCTCCCCAGAAGTATCTGAAAAAGATTGTGGATGTCATCCGTTCCGGTATGGGATTCCCCGCTGTCCACTTTGATGATGCCCACATCAAGATGATGCTCTCCAAGGGTGTTTCCTTTGAAGATTCAAGGGATTACTGCCTCATGGGCTGTGTTGAACCCCAGAAGGCCGGTCGCCTTTATCAGTGGACTTCCACTGCCTACACCCAGTGGCCCATCTGCATTGAGCTGGTGCTGAACCGGGGTGTACCCCTGTCCTACGGCAAGCAGGTCTGCCCGGATATGGGGGATCTTGCAAGCTTTGATACCTATGAAAAATTTGAGGCGGCGGTCAAGGAGCAGATTAAATACATTACCAAGTGGTCCAGTGTTGCCACGGTGATTTCCCAGAGGGTACACCGGGATCATGCGCCCAAACCACTCATGTCCATCATGTACGAAGGCTGCATGGAATCCGGAAAGGATGTTTCCGCAGGCGGTGCCATGTACAATTTCGGGCCCGGTGTGGTCTGGAGTGGCCTTGCCACCTATGGGGATTCCATGGCGGCCATTAAAAAGCTGGTTTATGACGATAAAAAATACACTCTGGCACAGATGAATGAAGCTTTGAAGGCAGATTTTGTGGGCTATGACCAGATTCTGGCGGATTGCCTTGCAGCGCCCAAGTTTGGCAATGATGATGATTATGCTGATCTCATTGTGTCGGATCTTGTGCATTTTACGGAAACCGAGCACCGCAAATTCAAGACCCTTTATTCCGTTCTGAGCCATGGCACCCTGTCCATTTCCAACAACACACCCTTTGGACAGCTTCTCGGAGCCTCTGCCAATGGTCGCAGGGCATGGCAGCCCCTTTCCGATGGTATCAGCCCCTCCCAGGGTTCGGATTTCAAAGGACCTACCGCCATCATCAAGTCCGTTTCCAAGATGGCCAATGACCATATGAACATCGGTATGGTGCATAACTTCAAACTGATGTCCGGTCTTCTGGAAACACCCGAGGGCGAAAACGGCATCATTACCCTGCTGCGTACGGCAT